The Pieris brassicae chromosome 3, ilPieBrab1.1, whole genome shotgun sequence genome contains the following window.
ACACGGTGGTATCAGTCACCTATGAACTGAGGCCTATCATACTGGTATTAACTGGACACAGGCCGAAGCGAGCGGCTTCTGATAACATGACAACATCATTTACTTTATACCAAACTCTCAGTCGTGTACACACgtgcattaattaaaattttcaaagtagaatcaaatagttttgttgtGAGCGTTAGCGGTAATCTAAGCGATATTCGCAGGGGATTCCTTATCAGTGTTATATCACTGGCAGACATTATAAATAGGCAACGTTGTAGATACATACTTCATTTTACACAGCGATTGTGAAGTGACCACTGTTACAAAAATGTTGCTCTTTCCGACGTGGAGACCAGAATTGCATGAGGGTTGCAGAGTACCATGGATTCCAACTGAACGTTTCGCGCCCTATGTCGCTCGATCTGTTACAGTGCCACCCCCACCACCACAGGTGcgttattaatacaataactaGACAGTAATAAAATGTCCGAGATTTTTAggtgcataaaaaaatataagatatcTACCATACCTACTTAACCAGCGATACTAATCCATCCTACTCCTCTGTACATAATCTacttaaagaattttaatctattttttttatttagatttcgGACAGTGACTCCTGTGGAAGTTTGTCACCAGAGAGACTCAATGATTCGGGATCAGATGAATGCATATGCGAATGGAGAGGATGCGGCGTAAGATTCGATTCCGTTTCTCGTCTGTCGGCACACGTAGCGAGAGTCCATGCGCATGCGCATAGCGATGGATACTTCTACTGTTGTTGGAGGGGGTGTACAAGATCTCAAAGAGGTTTTAATgcaaggtaattttttttaaatagtttctttcttgtttttaaatagactTAGTAAAAAACACCCCTCTAAAATTCTcttgaaataattatgaaaattattaacaacagcgcaataattataatttattatataaaatctaacCAGATTTTCTTTACAGATACAAAATGATAGTGCACATGAGAATTCACACTAATGAGCGTCCTCACACTTGCAATCAATGCCAGAAAAGCTTTTCAAGGGCGGAAAACCTCAAAATTCATCTCCGGTCGCATTCCGGGGAAAAACCTTACGTCTGTCCATATgaggtaaatattatttaaactcatCTGTTTTGTTTATCTTCTTGTTATCAATTAAAGTAAAGTCCCGTATCCAAATAGTTCTTGTTCTGTATTCTTGCCTCTGATAATTCCTTCTATCTTTTAGGCAACCTCTTCATGATTTAATATGACTATATGTGAAGTtgaatatttagtaatttatttctttctttctcaGGGCTGCGGCAAAGCGTATTCAAATTCTAGCGATCGTTTCAAACACACACGGACTCACAAAGTAGACAAGCCGTACTGCTGCAAAGCACCAGGTTGCACCAAACGGTACACCGATCCGTCCAGCTTGCGTAAACACGTCAAGGCATACAAACACTTCACAGAAAAGGAGAATCCAAAATTAGCACCACGAGCTGAGAGTATATCCCCAATGCGCGAAACCATAGATCCTGTGATCGACCATAGGATATCACCATACACATACCATATTTCAGAATCGTATCCAGTGAACTACCACCCAACATATATCCGAACTGAGCCAGTGTATAAGGAACCTCAAGAAACCTATCCAGTATATACCAGAATGTATGATCACACGTTGAGTTACTCTACACAGGACTACCCTCTTTACAGGCCTCAATACTACGAAAGTAGAATAGACGTGGAAAATTCATTTCCGGAAAATTCAGATGTTCcattgaatttaatatgtgCTAAACGTATTCAATGCAGACCAATTGAAGGACTTAGGCATACGGAGTTACCCTTAGATTTAAGTACTAAAAGTTAgttgttacaataatatagattatttatgCTAACTTTCGTTTTACTCACCTACTGATTAATTGTCATTAATATAAGGGTTCCAGATATGtgcaaaaataattagtagtaGCAAGaaagttgaaataatttatgagaaaaaacataaaaactagttttatagttacatttattcaaaaatataattcactgaattaattatgtatggaACATAACTACAGAATTACAattgtacaaatttaatttaataaaaaatattagtttcaagaatgataacaaaaatatttatagagacTCTTAGAGCCTAAACTAGTTACAAATACATACTCCACCATATCAACCTTCTTTATATTTGCAAGACGAAGATGTTTTGACTGGCTTTATAATATgacaaaaagtaattaaacataaaatacacTCAATGGTTTCATTTAATGATCAACAATGACTAATCAGACTTCCAGaacgtttaaaattttaacatacaaGAGCGCTAAATCTATTACCCTTAGTATCCGTCCATAATCGGCTACATTTCGAGCAGGTACATTTGGGTGGACTTAAATTGATGTCCTATGTGTACCAGCATATGTGTATGTCTGATAATTGTGGGGCGTAGTGCTAGGCTCGGACAAGTTTGGCCATCCCCTCTGCGATAGTGTTGAGGGCTGCAAGATCTTTTTTAGCTGTATCCATCAAATGGGCCATACCACGTTGTTGGAAAGACAGGAATTGCTTTACGTCTTCTTGCGCAcctaaatgattaaaaaatattacaatattttcggGAATTTTGTACATGGAGAATATCACGTATTTCTTTAGGAGCGAACCAAATATGGATAGTGTGAATTCccaattattaaagaataagGGGATTTTTATTACCTGGGTCCAAATGATATCTCTCATAAGGTGCGCCCGCGCAGGCGCTGCGCTGAAGTCGCACCGCGCATAATAGCTCATTCAATCGACCCTGCGAAGAAAATTATAAGACACTGTTAAAATTCGTTAGTACGTATAAGTCCCttatttatgtgttatgtCACGtgtttctaatataatttttcctttaatttcaaacattttactcaatttaaaattgaataaggtaacaaaaattaaaaaatggcaTTGTGCATTGTGACGTAAAAACCAGACGCTTACGTAACTGTTTGgttataaatctaataaaaaatacaattagtgACTACAAATTCTGACTAGACATTTGTGACCGTGAAAGCAaacttacatttattataccatagataacaaattatttaaacagataatatttattatatcgtTTTGATAATAAGTAATGGAACcgattaaattataaatatctaatgattattaactattattatacgaATCCTAAATTCAAACTAATAGGCGTACAGCTATGAATCGTCAATTTTTCTACTCggatgtaaaataataaatatagagtTACTAGAatagaagaaatattataatttaataacaaaacaaattagaaaaaaattgcgAAGGCACTTATCTTTTAGTAAGATTACGACGACCGAGACAGgcaatatcaattaattaattcttaaaatttttgtttattgtacaATAAACGACTGACCCAGTCGGTACGTTTGTCtttgcttatttttattatgataaacaaGGCTATGGGTCGCCCAAAATGCGTTGCCTGCCTTTGAGGGAAGAGTATActctttttttaacatttgcttTTTTTTGAACTTACTATATTTAAACTGGAATCAActgtatgaaattattatttaataaaactgtatatcagttttattttcactgagaatactatattttcataatcGAGCATTTTTTCAGAAAGCTATCTTACAAAAACTACAATAacgtttatttgcaaagttGGTATGTTATGGGACAATTAATcgatttttttctatcaatTTAAAGGTAgaaaacaagtttataatgaatatcaatattgtatattgtggGTAAAAACGTAGAAGATACTATACCAATTCTATAGAATTATGGAAATCTGTCCAGtaattgtaagtttatttACTAGTAGAAAATTTCAGTCGTGCAATAATGAACTCATAAAACGTCTTCGCGATATTCTATAACACGCATTAAGGTGAGCTTGAAGTCAgatatattattctttatcaATGCACTGTCATGAGTTAATGATTCAAAAATGACAATCACCTGTTGCACCAGTTAAAACCAGTTCCTTAGATAATACCGATATAAAACCTAACACGCGATCATGTTATGACCCTAACATGGATATTGGACGTAATCTCTCGAGTGTTCAAAATTTTCCAGGCTACATACAATCTTTTCCTGATTTGGAAAAATAATGGTATCTGagataatttcagtttttatttcatgatattaatactttattacCAGCAACGATATGCAACTAGCAGCTATATgtttacattacatacatacaccttaatcataaaaactaaaccagTTTCATGCAGATAGGCTCTTTTAgttctctttctgtcaaattgtgtttacgtttTTATGAAACGAGGCAATGTGCAATCATTCCGATTCatctattataaaactaagctTACGCGTTTTTCATTACATAGAGAAAGGACGATAATAGACAATTTTATCTATGACATAGTTTTCGTGTGAGAATATATAAGACCACCTAGtcttatatatacttttttctatctattattttgtacaatccataatgttgtatataggcataaatatacttaaaagcATCACGCagcgcaatttttttaaattcgtttacATCCAACGTTCTTGAATTCACTTACGAATTCTTTCAACAACTGTTTAACGAATTATTGATTTTGGTAATTGCATGTCAGAATCTAATGcgaataacatttattactttaacagtgtgttaatttaaaacataaatgggATCACCATTGGCTGCAATAAATtcctttaaacgttgaggccagttatcaatagaagcacgcactctTTCCATGGGAAAATTCTTTACTGTCAATCGTAGGGATTGTTTTAAGGACTCAAAATTATCATGGCGTTTAAAGCAAGCCTTACGCTCCAGCGGATTAAGAACGGGATTAAACGACGGCCAGTCTTCAACTCCGTTTAAGTCCGAAACGTTCGTTTGCAAACAACGAGACCGAGCTTTATGACCCGGCGCagtcttgctggaaggaccattcttggttCTTAAACATGCTGTTGTTAAGGGGCTTCACTACCTTTTAGAGaatggtatcttgatacacttgtgcCGATGTTTTGATATCTTTTTCACAAACGTATGGCTCAGTCACTCCTTCATAGCTAATACCTTGCCAAACCATCACTGTTCATCAAGTCGGATAGTGGCCACGTTGCACTCTGTCAACTAATTGGAAAGCTTCCTTAGAGCATAAATACggtcatattgtttgttaaaatgttgctcgattgtaaaacatttctcatcctaaaacaattttttttctgtgacCTCCCTTTGGGTaccgcttcagtagttgtttcggttttaccacccttatctattttaaaatatcagttaagaaatgaCTAGTACGTCTCTTATAGGCACAAATCCTAAGTCATCTTTAAAAATACGCGACATGGTATTAtcttcatctcccgagataaaatcttttgctttcgCACAGGATTTCTTCAAATTCGAAAAAGGTGGTTAAAGCTTTAAGGTTTCCCTTACCCTTACCTTTTTCGTAGGAGGACGACGTGGATGGCCAGATATTTTTCTGTTACAAACAGAGGAGGTTTCGTTGTACCTAACAGCCcagtacacaaacattttactaataagcAAACGTAtggagttttaaaaattgcatttggctactttgtgtaatgcaatcacagcgtttcggttctctttatcaccacactccattttaataccgcaaaatattgtacaatatattggcgccaaaatgacTCAATgaacaatcatataaaaatgacagattccaatgtaatattttgttaattttcaattgtaacagtatttatggccagactaagaTTAAATCAAATGGGATTACATACTCATCAAATGAGACTGAAACAGCAAATTACATATGCTTCATAATACCAGCTATCATTAAGATTTTTAGaagttaaattacaatttttacataaattaaagaaaattatgaatGACAATGTAATTTTGCAAAACCTTCGTAGATAAAACTCACGTACCACATACGATGTCTATGCAAACGTCTGGAGATAAGACCGATAACGACACGCGGCAAGTGAATGCCAAGCAGTGAGGTTTTAGGTAATTGATGTCTGCTATGTTTTATCTTTTGTCATATCAAAGTGATAAAGTCCACGGATCACGGTTCTAATTCAGTATGAATAAAgactaaaaatgttgtatgaACTAACTTTTAATATCGCAATCTATTGCTATATGAATTAAGtttcattcattaaataaGGGCTTCTATTTTATAACACGATTTTGAACTATACCAATAATCATAATCTTTTAGactaaaaaatcttataagcgttttgtatagaaataatattttttacattattcaaTTGACGGTATTGAAACCACggtattgaaaatattttctttccaaATTATGCTTATCGAAAAAGACTAAAAATTATCATCGGCCAGTGAAAAGATAAACTTTTGTATATTACTGATACAAATCTACTAATACATAATACGTAATCTTACATATACATGCCATTCTTGTTTAAAGAtcctgtatatttattattatatccacacgtatattttattgactaaACAATGTAAtggtaaagaaataaaattgtttacatattagtagaaaaatatttatgaataaaggcATAATGTCAATGTCATAATGTATACAAGCGATGCcgttttttaagttttctttgggtaacaataatatttaattaatagtttaatatagaCCGTAAAGTCATTAGGTTTTGTCGTTACCTCtcttaatactaaaaataaaaaaaccagtggcgctataGCTGTTAATCTTGGCCTCCCATTTCTATATGTATTtcctaaacattttttttactataaggACTTGCCTTTAAGTAAGTGATCGggcttctgtgcctgacatagaCGGTGGAATAAGAATGTTTTAAACCACAACGgagaaactaaattatatattgctAACAACCACGATTAATGAATACGTCAAATGAACGTCAATCaatagattaaataaaatattaaattaccaaTATTTTAACCAAGAGAGcagttttttgaagtgaaacttcattatcggcgttgtaaaaaaaaacgtcacattcttcggttacgcgtcacatttttccgttacgcgccgtTTGTTGATTTGActcacggttgattcgaagccattaataacaaaaatatataataacgataacaatgatagtaataattatattacaattaatgaaatcctGTACttatcttagtagtaataaggtaaaatgaaataattgtattatttatattaatgtctGCGAtagtaaaagccttttgttaaactttatctaatttaactttatttaaccaatttctgtaaagttgcatatatagtagatcatttttcgaaaaataaggccataaacaagtttcacttctcacgtgtgtacactagtacacgcacacgtttttatttaaatatgcatGGTGCATACGAGGTGCTCTAAGTTAGATAGATGTCTCAATTGTTAGATAGTATTGACAAACAAATGAACAAATTTTGGCttcgaataataataataattattataattaaagggTGCGTTCAAGTATTAAATGTATGGAGATTCTTGTACCCTCGTGTAACGCGCCGTAACGGTTTTCTGTACccaatagtaaaacatttCGTGACCActcagtgactctttatacgtAATTAACAATGATGTGGTGTAAAGAAGTAATAATTGAAATCCCTGCCTCCCCCATCGTAGCTTTTAAACCCACACCcacaaaagaaataataatagaaagtGTATGGAGGCCTATCTCCTTCGGTACTTACATTATAGAGGGGCGGGG
Protein-coding sequences here:
- the LOC123706812 gene encoding zinc finger protein GLIS3-like isoform X1; protein product: MREIYAVPAKCDCEVTTVTKMLLFPTWRPELHEGCRVPWIPTERFAPYVARSVTVPPPPPQISDSDSCGSLSPERLNDSGSDECICEWRGCGVRFDSVSRLSAHVARVHAHAHSDGYFYCCWRGCTRSQRGFNARYKMIVHMRIHTNERPHTCNQCQKSFSRAENLKIHLRSHSGEKPYVCPYEGCGKAYSNSSDRFKHTRTHKVDKPYCCKAPGCTKRYTDPSSLRKHVKAYKHFTEKENPKLAPRAESISPMRETIDPVIDHRISPYTYHISESYPVNYHPTYIRTEPVYKEPQETYPVYTRMYDHTLSYSTQDYPLYRPQYYESRIDVENSFPENSDVPLNLICAKRIQCRPIEGLRHTELPLDLSTKS
- the LOC123706812 gene encoding zinc finger protein GLIS2-like isoform X2 gives rise to the protein MLLFPTWRPELHEGCRVPWIPTERFAPYVARSVTVPPPPPQISDSDSCGSLSPERLNDSGSDECICEWRGCGVRFDSVSRLSAHVARVHAHAHSDGYFYCCWRGCTRSQRGFNARYKMIVHMRIHTNERPHTCNQCQKSFSRAENLKIHLRSHSGEKPYVCPYEGCGKAYSNSSDRFKHTRTHKVDKPYCCKAPGCTKRYTDPSSLRKHVKAYKHFTEKENPKLAPRAESISPMRETIDPVIDHRISPYTYHISESYPVNYHPTYIRTEPVYKEPQETYPVYTRMYDHTLSYSTQDYPLYRPQYYESRIDVENSFPENSDVPLNLICAKRIQCRPIEGLRHTELPLDLSTKS